From the genome of Bacteroidales bacterium, one region includes:
- a CDS encoding nitrilase-related carbon-nitrogen hydrolase translates to MKKILVIILCILVSALAFYFSDGLSGRLYFLQWIAPVPILVLSFNSGAGKAFLVSFIAAFLGRLGWLGYLGSVMPPVPALIVVTMLTVVFALIVLLTRFVVIKVQAWYAVFAFPIFITAYELLFSRFSYDGTAASIAYTQADFLPIIQIASVSGLSGITFIVSFIASFLALLFILRKNKKELIPLLLTGISLIGMVFIFGLIRLSSHTPGKSIPVSLIVLNEESHKFELKENQYEIKHAENYAAAIAKYATPDVKLVVLPERALNINREIDSAIFAILSNIAITRRITIITGYSNYKNDKPGNSALVIDDNGDVIADYDKIHLVKGLESQFQPGNKTAVFSVGGIQSGVAICKDLDYPGYISQYGRDKVSFLCVPAWDFSVDGWLHSRMAIMRGVENGFSEIRTARTGRLTVSDPYGRVTSEASCESGIPVILNASIHPERVDTLYSRFGDWLGWVTVMGAVLFVITAVFKRRSDKDAMNRVSTQGLI, encoded by the coding sequence ATGAAGAAGATCCTGGTTATAATTTTATGCATCCTTGTGTCCGCCCTGGCTTTCTATTTTTCTGACGGTTTGTCGGGGAGATTATATTTCCTTCAATGGATAGCTCCTGTCCCCATTCTTGTTCTGTCATTTAATTCAGGGGCCGGCAAGGCATTCCTTGTTTCATTTATTGCAGCATTCCTGGGACGGCTTGGATGGCTCGGTTACCTTGGAAGTGTTATGCCCCCGGTGCCTGCACTCATTGTGGTCACTATGCTGACCGTGGTTTTTGCATTGATTGTTTTGCTTACACGGTTTGTGGTGATCAAAGTTCAAGCATGGTATGCCGTGTTTGCCTTCCCCATCTTCATCACAGCCTATGAATTGTTATTTTCAAGGTTTTCCTATGATGGAACGGCAGCAAGCATTGCCTATACCCAGGCTGATTTCCTTCCCATAATCCAGATTGCGTCCGTCTCCGGCTTATCGGGAATAACATTTATTGTAAGTTTCATCGCCTCATTTCTGGCCCTCTTGTTTATTCTGCGAAAAAACAAAAAGGAACTCATTCCTCTCCTTTTGACAGGAATCAGCCTGATTGGTATGGTCTTTATTTTTGGATTGATTCGTTTATCCAGCCATACCCCTGGCAAATCGATACCTGTCTCGTTAATTGTCCTTAATGAAGAGAGCCATAAATTCGAATTAAAGGAAAACCAGTATGAAATAAAGCATGCTGAAAATTATGCTGCTGCAATAGCAAAATATGCCACACCTGATGTAAAACTGGTTGTTTTACCCGAAAGAGCGCTGAATATAAACAGGGAAATAGATTCTGCGATTTTTGCCATTCTGAGCAACATTGCAATTACACGACGGATTACGATTATTACAGGGTATAGTAATTATAAAAACGATAAACCAGGAAATTCAGCTTTGGTGATCGATGATAACGGAGATGTTATTGCTGATTATGATAAGATTCATTTGGTTAAGGGACTTGAAAGTCAGTTTCAACCCGGAAATAAAACCGCAGTGTTCAGTGTTGGTGGTATTCAGTCCGGCGTTGCAATTTGTAAGGACCTGGATTATCCCGGTTATATAAGCCAATATGGGAGGGACAAGGTGTCATTCCTGTGTGTTCCGGCATGGGATTTCAGTGTAGACGGGTGGCTTCATTCCCGAATGGCGATTATGAGAGGCGTTGAGAACGGATTCTCCGAAATACGTACAGCCCGCACAGGAAGATTAACCGTCAGCGATCCATATGGACGGGTGACTTCGGAAGCGAGCTGTGAAAGCGGCATCCCGGTTATCCTGAATGCATCCATTCATCCTGAAAGGGTTGATACACTGTATTCACGGTTCGGTGATTGGTTGGGATGGGTTACGGTTATGGGTGCTGTTTTATTTGTTATAACAGCCGTGTTCAAACGACGTTCTGACAAAGACGCGATGAATCGCGTCTCTACGCAAGGTTTAATATAA
- a CDS encoding DUF4440 domain-containing protein, whose translation MNKQILLLLLSAIISIASCTPKPDPEKEVLLLRQTTDSLLKALNQKNVDLFVTYYDSAALFISPTSGVHNGIEEIKANYGGGFALPGFYISGSIQDVQVAKSGDIGYTVVPWGGYYTPDSGKRIEQKGVNVLVWKKQNNGTWRVVVDKP comes from the coding sequence ATGAATAAACAAATTCTGCTCCTGTTATTGTCTGCAATAATCTCAATTGCATCCTGCACACCAAAACCAGATCCGGAAAAGGAAGTTTTATTGCTGCGGCAGACAACCGACAGCCTTCTGAAAGCGCTTAATCAAAAAAATGTGGATCTTTTTGTAACATATTATGATTCTGCAGCACTTTTCATCAGTCCTACATCCGGCGTTCATAATGGAATAGAAGAAATAAAAGCCAATTATGGAGGTGGTTTTGCACTTCCGGGATTTTATATCAGCGGTTCAATACAGGATGTGCAGGTAGCAAAATCAGGTGATATTGGCTATACAGTGGTTCCATGGGGTGGTTATTATACTCCCGATTCAGGTAAAAGAATTGAACAAAAAGGTGTCAATGTTCTTGTGTGGAAAAAACAAAATAATGGGACATGGCGGGTTGTGGTTGATAAACCATAA